From Methanobacterium congolense, one genomic window encodes:
- a CDS encoding ATPase, translating to MSISKAEFLHRIGVDTRFVSIMDGVIFINNLKFSRFSRRKEELFLAKFPDERVVRSKIFQRICTRASRTLKTSINPRDKIFILEGDESEGKNCFDYALRAVLEPYKRKYGVEIIYGTSLKDLKDSGVDSIALPVTLDAESIKIVDIILDGGRICPPSSRESFHNMKLIYPLLKVPDSWIVSWIENHGFKCSFEHDAVEYGTKNIETGIRSGKTAANDFSGDLIKFLGDFIPDVRENILKSAEFVHEKHI from the coding sequence ATGAGTATATCCAAGGCGGAATTTTTACACAGGATTGGGGTGGACACGAGGTTCGTCAGTATAATGGATGGAGTTATCTTCATCAACAACCTGAAGTTCTCCAGATTCTCCAGAAGAAAGGAAGAACTTTTTCTGGCGAAATTCCCAGATGAACGTGTTGTAAGGTCCAAGATTTTCCAGAGAATATGTACAAGGGCTTCAAGAACCCTTAAAACATCCATAAACCCCCGGGATAAAATATTCATACTTGAAGGTGATGAATCTGAGGGTAAAAATTGCTTTGACTACGCTCTCCGCGCTGTTTTAGAGCCATACAAACGGAAGTATGGTGTTGAAATTATATATGGAACTTCATTGAAAGATTTAAAGGATTCGGGCGTAGATTCAATTGCACTACCTGTCACCCTGGATGCGGAGTCAATAAAAATCGTTGATATCATACTCGATGGTGGAAGAATATGTCCTCCAAGCTCCAGAGAAAGTTTCCACAATATGAAACTGATTTATCCTCTTTTAAAGGTTCCAGATTCATGGATAGTATCGTGGATTGAAAATCATGGTTTTAAATGCAGTTTTGAACATGATGCTGTTGAATATGGCACAAAAAACATAGAAACAGGAATTCGGAGTGGAAAAACAGCTGCTAATGATTTTTCAGGGGATTTAATAAAATTTTTAGGGGACTTCATCCCAGATGTACGGGAGAACATCCTTAAATCTGCAGAATTCGTACATGAAAAACATATTTAA
- a CDS encoding PRC-barrel domain-containing protein: protein MELKARKFLGKKVLDSDLFVVGEVSDFEFDTETWLIRALMVSTGIMGIEGSFKVTCEEVDKVGDQIMLKLNKDEIDERAERPLQRSTENAKKTLENVGKSVTKTGEDIKKTVASKSLRKKEEE from the coding sequence GTGGAACTGAAGGCAAGAAAATTCTTAGGAAAAAAAGTTCTTGACAGCGATCTTTTTGTAGTTGGAGAAGTATCAGATTTTGAATTCGATACAGAAACCTGGTTAATCAGAGCTTTGATGGTATCAACTGGAATCATGGGTATTGAAGGTTCATTCAAAGTGACCTGTGAAGAGGTTGACAAAGTTGGAGACCAGATAATGCTCAAACTCAACAAAGATGAAATTGATGAAAGGGCAGAAAGACCACTTCAGAGAAGTACAGAAAACGCTAAAAAAACCCTTGAAAACGTTGGTAAATCAGTTACAAAAACTGGTGAAGACATTAAAAAAACAGTTGCCAGTAAATCCCTGCGTAAAAAGGAAGAAGAGTGA
- a CDS encoding replication factor C large subunit — protein sequence MLWTEKYSPKNFDEVLGNVKVKKEILEWAEEWLKGNPQKCLLIVGPPGTGKTTMAHLAAREFSEYIELNASDKRSYDIIVNTVGEASVSRSLFGEGLKLIILDEVDGIHGTEDRGGTRAISKIIKEGKHPLIMMANDPYSKRLKSLKTKCNVINLRKVHTNSIVALLKRICVKEGIKFEEHVLRTLAKRSNGDLRSAINDLEAMGRGKTEITSEDLDLLSKKDDVANIFDSVRVVLKSKNIHRIKDAMKVESDPGFILEFITENIPREYEKAYEIADAYEMVSLADTYLGRAFNTRVYSYWKYAYDLMSLGVAVSKDETYKKFARYTGSSVYTMLSKSRSKRDLRDRAATKIGEKLHTSKKVACEQFPYFETMFQDDEVAYDMAEYFGLADDEVKLFRSKKIPVKKIEKAREKVRKEAEKEIMSEKGNGTDKTLDFNLKSEKAGDSTKTQKKAPKAPKKSGEKTGEKSTKSKYRSKKPKKSSSGSEGSNGKVESDVESDKSKDDKKGKKDKQTSLFSF from the coding sequence ATGTTGTGGACAGAAAAGTACAGTCCAAAGAACTTTGATGAGGTTCTGGGGAACGTCAAGGTTAAAAAGGAAATACTGGAGTGGGCTGAGGAGTGGTTGAAGGGTAACCCCCAAAAATGTCTGTTGATAGTGGGTCCTCCAGGTACAGGTAAAACAACAATGGCCCATCTGGCTGCAAGGGAATTCTCAGAGTACATAGAACTCAACGCCAGTGACAAGAGATCCTACGACATAATCGTTAACACCGTTGGTGAGGCATCAGTTTCAAGATCCCTTTTTGGTGAGGGTTTAAAACTCATAATACTTGATGAAGTTGACGGAATCCATGGGACAGAGGACAGGGGAGGAACCAGGGCCATAAGCAAGATCATCAAGGAGGGAAAACATCCCCTCATAATGATGGCAAACGATCCCTACAGTAAACGTTTAAAAAGTCTTAAAACCAAATGCAACGTCATAAATCTCCGTAAAGTTCATACCAACTCCATAGTTGCACTCTTAAAGAGGATATGTGTTAAGGAAGGAATTAAATTTGAGGAACACGTGCTTAGAACCCTTGCAAAACGTTCAAATGGAGATCTTAGATCTGCAATAAACGATCTTGAAGCCATGGGCCGTGGAAAGACTGAAATCACCTCAGAAGACCTGGATCTTCTCTCAAAAAAGGATGATGTTGCGAACATATTCGACTCTGTGCGGGTGGTTCTTAAAAGTAAGAACATCCACAGAATAAAGGATGCAATGAAGGTGGAATCTGACCCAGGATTTATCCTTGAATTTATAACAGAAAACATTCCCCGTGAATATGAAAAGGCCTATGAAATAGCTGATGCTTATGAGATGGTTTCACTTGCAGACACTTATCTTGGTAGAGCTTTCAACACACGTGTTTACTCTTACTGGAAGTACGCATACGATCTCATGAGTCTGGGGGTTGCAGTTTCAAAGGATGAAACTTACAAGAAGTTTGCACGCTACACTGGTTCATCTGTGTACACCATGCTTTCAAAAAGTCGCTCCAAGAGGGATTTGAGGGACAGGGCTGCAACCAAGATTGGAGAAAAACTTCACACCTCCAAAAAAGTTGCATGTGAACAGTTCCCCTACTTCGAGACCATGTTCCAGGACGATGAAGTTGCATACGACATGGCAGAGTACTTCGGACTGGCAGACGATGAGGTTAAACTCTTCCGTTCAAAGAAGATACCAGTTAAGAAGATAGAAAAAGCCCGTGAAAAGGTCAGAAAGGAAGCTGAAAAAGAGATCATGAGCGAGAAGGGCAATGGCACTGACAAAACCCTTGATTTCAATTTGAAATCTGAAAAAGCAGGAGATTCCACTAAAACTCAAAAGAAAGCTCCGAAAGCTCCAAAGAAATCTGGGGAAAAAACTGGGGAAAAATCCACAAAATCGAAATACAGATCTAAAAAACCTAAAAAATCATCCTCAGGATCTGAAGGTTCCAATGGAAAAGTTGAGTCTGATGTGGAATCTGACAAATCAAAGGATGATAAAAAGGGTAAAAAAGATAAACAAACCTCTCTTTTCAGTTTTTAG